In Desertifilum tharense IPPAS B-1220, the DNA window GCGGTTTTTTTGATCGTCAAGGACAGCTATTAGAAATTCAATGTTTGGGAAGCGAAATTGCTGAAGCCTTAGATTTACAGCCTTCTATTGATAATCAAACAACCCAGTCTCGCTTAGAAAGTGCTTATAGCGATTCCCCTACAATGCCTGATATAGAAGATTTGCAAGGTAATTTTTGTGCCATCGCTTCCCACGAATTACGATTGCCTTTAACAACGATTCAAATGGCAGCAGAACTCTTGCAACTTTATACCCTAACTGCCGAAGAAAAACAGGAATGTTTTGAGAATCTGAATTTGGGAATTCAGAATTTAACCCAACTTTTAGAGAGTATGGTTTTATTAGAAAGGATGAGTATAGCTCAAGAGAATCATTGTCCTGAGCCAATTGATTTATCAAATTTTTGTCGGCAACT includes these proteins:
- a CDS encoding histidine kinase dimerization/phospho-acceptor domain-containing protein — its product is MLRTLFSKSRQKLLINSAVNSPSDRAYYQALAEDCEEWIIRYSSNLKITFVNSRFAHFLGKNPEDLLDQNLFTVLPQDKRGIFIRKLQVLTPKFSKIQSEEAWIDCQGSVRLVRWIDRGFFDRQGQLLEIQCLGSEIAEALDLQPSIDNQTTQSRLESAYSDSPTMPDIEDLQGNFCAIASHELRLPLTTIQMAAELLQLYTLTAEEKQECFENLNLGIQNLTQLLESMVLLERMSIAQENHCPEPIDLSNFCRQLIQEFNFIDSRKHIWLFSI